From a single Sus scrofa isolate TJ Tabasco breed Duroc chromosome 13, Sscrofa11.1, whole genome shotgun sequence genomic region:
- the USP19 gene encoding ubiquitin carboxyl-terminal hydrolase 19 isoform X5, translating to MSGGASTTGPRRGPLGLEEATSKKKQKDRANQESKDGDPRRGGSASAPQEEHTKEELLLDWRQSSDEVIVKLRVGAGPLRLDEVDAAFTDTDCVVRLPGGRQWGGVFYAEIDGSCTKVQARKGGLLQLSLPKKVPMLMWPSLLKKPLGTQELVPGLRCQENGQEASPIASEPGPEPRRAKQEARNQKRAQGRSEAGTGAGPGAQAGPSAKRAVHLRRGPEGEGSRDGPGPRGDAPPFLAEPASTQAEAEEQLRVPPLNPQTCLLGSEEDLELLTGEKAVSARNDPVSPAMARSRDPEKGDRSKEEMAVAADAATLVDGKEPESMVNLAFVKNDSYEKGPDSVVVHVYVKEIRRDTSRVLFREQDFTLIFQTRDGNFLRLHPGCGPHTTFRWQVKLRNLIEPEQCTFCFTASRIDICLHKRQSQRWGGLEAPAARVGGAKVAVPTGPTPLDSTPPGSAPHPLTGQEEARGVEKEKPKARSEDTGLDGVAARTPMEHVTPKPEPHLASPKPTCMVPPMPHSPVSGDSVEEEEEEEKKVCLPGFTGLVNLGNTCFMNSVIQSLSNTRELRDFFHDRSFEAEINYNNPLGTGGRLAIGFAVLLRALWKGTHHAFQPSKLKAIVASKASQFTGYAQHDAQEFMAFLLDGLHEDLNRIQNKPYTETVDSDGRPDEVVAEEAWQRHKMRNDSFIVDLFQGQYKSKLVCPVCAKVSITFDPFLYLPVPLPQKQKVLPVFYFAREPHSKPIKFLVSISKENSSASEVLDSLSQSVHVKPENLRLAEVIKNRFHRVFLPSHSLDTVSPSDTLLCFELLSPELAKERVVVLEVQQRPQVPSIPISKCAACQRKQQSEDEKLKRCTRCYRVGYCNQLCQKTHWPDHKGLCRPENIGYPFLVSVPASRLTYARLAQLLEGYARYSVSVFQPPFQPGRMALESQGPGCTTMLSTSSLEAGDSERDPVQPPELQLVTPVAEGDTGVPRAWASPDRGPAPSTSGVSSEMLASVSAEVGSLPAGERVSRPEAAVPGYQHPSEAMNAHTPQFFIYKIDASNREQRLEDKGDNPLELGEDCSLALVWRNNERLQEFVLVASKELECAEDPGSAGEAARAGHFTLDQCLNLFTRPEVLAPEEAWYCPQCKQHREASKQLLLWRLPNVLIVQLKRFSFRSFIWRDKINDLVEFPVRNLDLSKFCIGQKEEQLPSYDLYAVINHYGGMIGGHYTACARLPNDRSSQRSDVGWRLFDDSTVTTVDESQVVTRYAYVLFYRRRNSPVERPPRAGHSEHHPDLGPAAESAASQASRIWQELEAEEEPVPEGPAPLGPWGPQEWVGPPPRGPTTPDEGCLRYFVLGTVAALVALVLNVFYPLVSQSPWR from the exons ATGTCTGGAGGGGCCAGCACCACAGGCCCAAGGAGAGGGCCCCTGGGACTGGAAGAGGCCACCAGTAAGAAGAAGCAGAAGGATCGAGCAAACCAGGAGAGCAAGGATGGAGATCCCAGGAGAGGTG GGTCAGCATCCGCTCCTCAGGAGGAGCATACCAAAGAGG AGTTGTTGCTGGATTGGAGGCAGAGTTCTGATGAGGTGATTGTCAAGTTGCGTGTGGGAGCTGGTCCCCTGAGGCTGGATGAAGTAGATGCTGCTTTCACGGACACAGACTGTGTGGTGCGGCTTCCAG GTGGTCGGCAGTGGGGTGGTGTTTTCTATGCTGAGATAGATGGTTCCTGTACCAAAGTGCAGGCTCGCAAAGGTGGCCTCCTGCAGCTCTCACTGCCCAAGAAGGTGCCTATGCTCATGTGGCCCTCTCTCCTG AAGAAACCTCTAGGGACCCAGGAGTTGGTGCCAGGGCTGCGGTGCCAGGAGAATGGGCAGGAAGCATCTCCCATTGCCTCGGAGCCAGGCCCTGAGCCCCGCCGGGCTAAGCAGGAGGCCCGGAACCAGAAACGGGCCCAGGGCCGTAGTGAGGCAGGCACAGGGGCTGGCCCTGGGGCCCAGGCAGGCCCCAGCGCCAAGAGAGCTGTGCATCTCCGCAGAGGGCCAGAAGGGGAAGGGTCCAGAGATGGCCCTGGACCCCGGGGTGATGCCCCCCCTTTCCTGGCTGAGCCAGCATCCACCCAG GCTGAGGCTGAGGAACAGCTCCGTGTACCACCACTGAACCCCCAGACCTGCCTCCTGGGCTCAGAGGAGGATCTAGAACTTTTGACAGGAGAGAAGGCAGTGTCCGCCAGGAATGATCCAGTGTCCCCAGCCATGGCCCGGAGCAGAGACCCCGAGAAAGGTGACCGTTCCAAAGAGGAGATGGCAGTGGCAGCAGATGCTGCAACCTTGGTGGATGGTAaag AGCCTGAGTCCATGGTGAACCTGGCATTTGTCAAGAATGACTCCTATGAGAAGGGGCCGGACTCAGTGGTGGTGCACGTGTACGTGAAGGAAATCCGCAGGGACACCTCTCGAGTGCTTTTCCGCGAGCAGGACTTCACGCTTATCTTCCAGACCAG GGATGGAAACTTCCTGAGACTGCACCCGGGCTGCGGGCCCCACACCACCTTCCGTTGGCAGGTGAAGCTCAG GAACCTGATCGAGCCAGAGCAATGCACCTTCTGCTTCACGGCCTCTCGCATTGACATCTGCCTCCATAAGCGGCAGAGTCAGCGCTGGGGGGGCTTGGAGGCCCCAGCTGCACGAG TGGGTGGTGCAAAGGTTGCCGTGCCGACAGGTCCAACCCCTCTGGATTCAACCCCCCCGGgaagtgccccccaccccttgaCAGGCCAGGAAGAGGCCCGGGGTGTGGAGAAGGAGAAGCCCAAGGCTCGATCTGAGGACACAGGCTTAGATGGTGTGGCAGCCCGCACCCCCATGGAGCATGTAACCCCAAAGCCAGAGCCACACCTAGCATCG CCCAAGCCCACGTGTATGGTGCCTCCAATGCCCCATAGCCCAGTGAGTGGAGATAgtgtggaggaagaggaggaggaagagaagaaggtgTGTCTGCCAGGCTTCACTGGCCTTGTCAATCTAGGCAACACCTGCTTCATGAACAGCGTCATTCAGTCTCTGTCCAATACTCGGGAACTGCGGGACTTCTTCCATG ACCGCTCCTTTGAGGCCGAGATCAACTATAACAACCCGCTGGGGACTGGTGGGCGTCTGGCCATCGGTTTTGCTGTGCTGCTCCGGGCACTGTGGAAGGGAACCCACCATGCCTTCCAGCCCTCCAAGTTGAAG GCCATTGTGGCGAGCAAAGCCAGCCAGTTCACAGGCTATGCACAGCATGATGCCCAGGAGTTCATGGCTTTCCTGCTGGATGGGCTGCACGAGGACTTGAACCGAATTCAGAATAAGCCCTACACAGAGACTGTGGACTCAGACGGGCGCCCTGATGAG GTGGTAGCTGAGGAAGCCTGGCAGCGGCACAAGATGAGGAATGATTCTTTCATCGTGGACCTATTTCAGGGCCAATACAAGTCGAAGCTGGTGTGCCCTGTGTGTGCGAAG GTCTCCATCACTTTTGACCCATTCCTGTACCTGCCGGTGCCCTTGCCGCAGAAGCAGAAGGTTCTCCCTGTCTTCTATTTTGCGCGGGAGCCCCATAGCAAGCCCATCAAG TTTCTGGTgagcatcagcaaggagaactcCAGTGCGAGTGAAGTGTTGGACTCCCTCTCTCAGAGTGTCCACGTGAAGCCTGAGAACCTGCGTCTGGCTGAG GTTATTAAGAATCGCTTCCACCGTGTGTTCTTGCCCTCCCACTCCCTGGACACTGTGTCCCCTTCTGACACGCTCCTCTGCTTTGAGCTGCTGTCCCCAGAGTTGGCTAAGGAGCGGGTAGTGGTGCTTGAAGTGCAACAG CGCCCCCAGGTGCCCAGCATCCCTATCTCCAAGTGTGCAGCCTGCCAGCGGAAGCAGCAGTCAGAGGATGAGAAGCTGAAGCGCTGTACCCGGTGCTACCGTGTGGGCTACTGCAACCA gcTCTGTCAGAAAACCCACTGGCCTGATCACAAGGGCCTCTGCCGCCCTGAGAACATTGGCTACCCCTTCCTGGTCAGTGTACCTGCCTCACGGCTCACTTATGCCCGTCTTGCTCAGCTGCTAGAGGGCTATGCCCG GTACTCTGTGAGTGTGTTCCAGCCACCCTTCCAGCCTGGCCGCATGGCCTTGGAGTCCCAGGGCCCTGGCTGCACCACAATGCTGTCCACTAGCTCCCTGGAGGCTGGGGACAGTGAGAGGGACCCTGTTCAGCCTCCTGAACTTCAGTTGGTGACCCCTGTGGCTGAAGGGGATACAGGGGTCCCCCGGGCATGGGCATCCCCTGATCGGGGCCCTGCACCCAGTACCAGTGGAGTTTCTTCTGAGATGCTGGCCAGTGTGTCTGCTGAAGTTGGCTCCTTGCCTGCTGGTGAGAGGGTGTCCCGGCCTGAAG CTGCCGTGCCCGGATACCAACACCCAAGTGAAGCCATGAATGCCCACACACCCCagttctttatctataaaattgaCGCATCCAACCGAGAACAGCGGCTAGAGGACAAAG GCGATAACCCCCTAGAGCTGGGTGAGGATTGCAGTCTGGCTCTAGTCTGGCGGAACAACGAGCGCCTGCAGGAGTTCGTGTTGGTAGCCTCCAAGGAGCTGGAATGTGCTGAGGACCCAGGCTCTGCTGGTGAGGCTGCCCGTGCTGGCCACTTCACTCTGGACCAGTGCCTGAACCTCTTCACGCGGCCTGAGGTGCTGGCACCTGAGGAGGCTTG GTACTGCCCACAGTGCAAACAACACCGTGAGGCCTCTAAGCAGCTGTTGCTGTGGCGCCTGCCGAATGTGCTCATTGTCCAGCTCAAGCGCTTCTCCTTTCGCAGCTTCATCTGGCGTGACAAGATCAACGacttggtggagttccctgttcG GAATCTGGACCTGAGCAAGTTCTGCATCGGTCAGAaagaggaacagctgcccagctaCGACCTGTATGCTGTCATCAACCACTATGGAGGCATGATTGGTGGTCACTACACTGCTTGCGCGCGCCTGCCCAATGACCGCAGCAGCCAGCGCAGCGACGTGG GCTGGCGCTTGTTTGATGACAGCACGGTGACAACGGTAGACGAGAGCCAGGTCGTGACGCGTTATGCCTATGTACTCTTCTACCGCCGGCGGAACTCTCCTGTGGAGAGGCCCCCCCGGGCAGGTCACTCAGAGCACCACCCCGACCTAGGCCCTGCAGCTGAGTCTGCTGCCAGCCAG GCTTCCCGGATTTGGCAGGAGCTGGAGGCCGAGGAGGAGCCAGTACCTGAGGGGCCTGCGCCCCTGGGTCCCTGGGGGCCCCAAGAATGGGTGGGCCCTCCACCACGTGGCCCTACCACACCAGATGAGGGCTGCCTCCGGTACTTTGTTCTGGGCACTGTGGCAGCTTTGGTGGCCCTCGTGCTCAACGTGTTCTATCCTCTGGTATCCCAGAGTCCCTGGAGATGA
- the USP19 gene encoding ubiquitin carboxyl-terminal hydrolase 19 isoform X1 — protein sequence MSGGASTTGPRRGPLGLEEATSKKKQKDRANQESKDGDPRRGGSASAPQEEHTKEELLLDWRQSSDEVIVKLRVGAGPLRLDEVDAAFTDTDCVVRLPGGRQWGGVFYAEIDGSCTKVQARKGGLLQLSLPKKVPMLMWPSLLKKPLGTQELVPGLRCQENGQEASPIASEPGPEPRRAKQEARNQKRAQGRSEAGTGAGPGAQAGPSAKRAVHLRRGPEGEGSRDGPGPRGDAPPFLAEPASTQAEAEEQLRVPPLNPQTCLLGSEEDLELLTGEKAVSARNDPVSPAMARSRDPEKGDRSKEEMAVAADAATLVDGKEPESMVNLAFVKNDSYEKGPDSVVVHVYVKEIRRDTSRVLFREQDFTLIFQTRDGNFLRLHPGCGPHTTFRWQVKLRNLIEPEQCTFCFTASRIDICLHKRQSQRWGGLEAPAARGAVGGAKVAVPTGPTPLDSTPPGSAPHPLTGQEEARGVEKEKPKARSEDTGLDGVAARTPMEHVTPKPEPHLASPKPTCMVPPMPHSPVSGDSVEEEEEEEKKVCLPGFTGLVNLGNTCFMNSVIQSLSNTRELRDFFHDRSFEAEINYNNPLGTGGRLAIGFAVLLRALWKGTHHAFQPSKLKAIVASKASQFTGYAQHDAQEFMAFLLDGLHEDLNRIQNKPYTETVDSDGRPDEVVAEEAWQRHKMRNDSFIVDLFQGQYKSKLVCPVCAKVSITFDPFLYLPVPLPQKQKVLPVFYFAREPHSKPIKFLVSISKENSSASEVLDSLSQSVHVKPENLRLAEVIKNRFHRVFLPSHSLDTVSPSDTLLCFELLSPELAKERVVVLEVQQRPQVPSIPISKCAACQRKQQSEDEKLKRCTRCYRVGYCNQLCQKTHWPDHKGLCRPENIGYPFLVSVPASRLTYARLAQLLEGYARYSVSVFQPPFQPGRMALESQGPGCTTMLSTSSLEAGDSERDPVQPPELQLVTPVAEGDTGVPRAWASPDRGPAPSTSGVSSEMLASVSAEVGSLPAGERVSRPEAAVPGYQHPSEAMNAHTPQFFIYKIDASNREQRLEDKGDNPLELGEDCSLALVWRNNERLQEFVLVASKELECAEDPGSAGEAARAGHFTLDQCLNLFTRPEVLAPEEAWYCPQCKQHREASKQLLLWRLPNVLIVQLKRFSFRSFIWRDKINDLVEFPVRNLDLSKFCIGQKEEQLPSYDLYAVINHYGGMIGGHYTACARLPNDRSSQRSDVGWRLFDDSTVTTVDESQVVTRYAYVLFYRRRNSPVERPPRAGHSEHHPDLGPAAESAASQASRIWQELEAEEEPVPEGPAPLGPWGPQEWVGPPPRGPTTPDEGCLRYFVLGTVAALVALVLNVFYPLVSQSPWR from the exons ATGTCTGGAGGGGCCAGCACCACAGGCCCAAGGAGAGGGCCCCTGGGACTGGAAGAGGCCACCAGTAAGAAGAAGCAGAAGGATCGAGCAAACCAGGAGAGCAAGGATGGAGATCCCAGGAGAGGTG GGTCAGCATCCGCTCCTCAGGAGGAGCATACCAAAGAGG AGTTGTTGCTGGATTGGAGGCAGAGTTCTGATGAGGTGATTGTCAAGTTGCGTGTGGGAGCTGGTCCCCTGAGGCTGGATGAAGTAGATGCTGCTTTCACGGACACAGACTGTGTGGTGCGGCTTCCAG GTGGTCGGCAGTGGGGTGGTGTTTTCTATGCTGAGATAGATGGTTCCTGTACCAAAGTGCAGGCTCGCAAAGGTGGCCTCCTGCAGCTCTCACTGCCCAAGAAGGTGCCTATGCTCATGTGGCCCTCTCTCCTG AAGAAACCTCTAGGGACCCAGGAGTTGGTGCCAGGGCTGCGGTGCCAGGAGAATGGGCAGGAAGCATCTCCCATTGCCTCGGAGCCAGGCCCTGAGCCCCGCCGGGCTAAGCAGGAGGCCCGGAACCAGAAACGGGCCCAGGGCCGTAGTGAGGCAGGCACAGGGGCTGGCCCTGGGGCCCAGGCAGGCCCCAGCGCCAAGAGAGCTGTGCATCTCCGCAGAGGGCCAGAAGGGGAAGGGTCCAGAGATGGCCCTGGACCCCGGGGTGATGCCCCCCCTTTCCTGGCTGAGCCAGCATCCACCCAG GCTGAGGCTGAGGAACAGCTCCGTGTACCACCACTGAACCCCCAGACCTGCCTCCTGGGCTCAGAGGAGGATCTAGAACTTTTGACAGGAGAGAAGGCAGTGTCCGCCAGGAATGATCCAGTGTCCCCAGCCATGGCCCGGAGCAGAGACCCCGAGAAAGGTGACCGTTCCAAAGAGGAGATGGCAGTGGCAGCAGATGCTGCAACCTTGGTGGATGGTAaag AGCCTGAGTCCATGGTGAACCTGGCATTTGTCAAGAATGACTCCTATGAGAAGGGGCCGGACTCAGTGGTGGTGCACGTGTACGTGAAGGAAATCCGCAGGGACACCTCTCGAGTGCTTTTCCGCGAGCAGGACTTCACGCTTATCTTCCAGACCAG GGATGGAAACTTCCTGAGACTGCACCCGGGCTGCGGGCCCCACACCACCTTCCGTTGGCAGGTGAAGCTCAG GAACCTGATCGAGCCAGAGCAATGCACCTTCTGCTTCACGGCCTCTCGCATTGACATCTGCCTCCATAAGCGGCAGAGTCAGCGCTGGGGGGGCTTGGAGGCCCCAGCTGCACGAG GTGCAGTGGGTGGTGCAAAGGTTGCCGTGCCGACAGGTCCAACCCCTCTGGATTCAACCCCCCCGGgaagtgccccccaccccttgaCAGGCCAGGAAGAGGCCCGGGGTGTGGAGAAGGAGAAGCCCAAGGCTCGATCTGAGGACACAGGCTTAGATGGTGTGGCAGCCCGCACCCCCATGGAGCATGTAACCCCAAAGCCAGAGCCACACCTAGCATCG CCCAAGCCCACGTGTATGGTGCCTCCAATGCCCCATAGCCCAGTGAGTGGAGATAgtgtggaggaagaggaggaggaagagaagaaggtgTGTCTGCCAGGCTTCACTGGCCTTGTCAATCTAGGCAACACCTGCTTCATGAACAGCGTCATTCAGTCTCTGTCCAATACTCGGGAACTGCGGGACTTCTTCCATG ACCGCTCCTTTGAGGCCGAGATCAACTATAACAACCCGCTGGGGACTGGTGGGCGTCTGGCCATCGGTTTTGCTGTGCTGCTCCGGGCACTGTGGAAGGGAACCCACCATGCCTTCCAGCCCTCCAAGTTGAAG GCCATTGTGGCGAGCAAAGCCAGCCAGTTCACAGGCTATGCACAGCATGATGCCCAGGAGTTCATGGCTTTCCTGCTGGATGGGCTGCACGAGGACTTGAACCGAATTCAGAATAAGCCCTACACAGAGACTGTGGACTCAGACGGGCGCCCTGATGAG GTGGTAGCTGAGGAAGCCTGGCAGCGGCACAAGATGAGGAATGATTCTTTCATCGTGGACCTATTTCAGGGCCAATACAAGTCGAAGCTGGTGTGCCCTGTGTGTGCGAAG GTCTCCATCACTTTTGACCCATTCCTGTACCTGCCGGTGCCCTTGCCGCAGAAGCAGAAGGTTCTCCCTGTCTTCTATTTTGCGCGGGAGCCCCATAGCAAGCCCATCAAG TTTCTGGTgagcatcagcaaggagaactcCAGTGCGAGTGAAGTGTTGGACTCCCTCTCTCAGAGTGTCCACGTGAAGCCTGAGAACCTGCGTCTGGCTGAG GTTATTAAGAATCGCTTCCACCGTGTGTTCTTGCCCTCCCACTCCCTGGACACTGTGTCCCCTTCTGACACGCTCCTCTGCTTTGAGCTGCTGTCCCCAGAGTTGGCTAAGGAGCGGGTAGTGGTGCTTGAAGTGCAACAG CGCCCCCAGGTGCCCAGCATCCCTATCTCCAAGTGTGCAGCCTGCCAGCGGAAGCAGCAGTCAGAGGATGAGAAGCTGAAGCGCTGTACCCGGTGCTACCGTGTGGGCTACTGCAACCA gcTCTGTCAGAAAACCCACTGGCCTGATCACAAGGGCCTCTGCCGCCCTGAGAACATTGGCTACCCCTTCCTGGTCAGTGTACCTGCCTCACGGCTCACTTATGCCCGTCTTGCTCAGCTGCTAGAGGGCTATGCCCG GTACTCTGTGAGTGTGTTCCAGCCACCCTTCCAGCCTGGCCGCATGGCCTTGGAGTCCCAGGGCCCTGGCTGCACCACAATGCTGTCCACTAGCTCCCTGGAGGCTGGGGACAGTGAGAGGGACCCTGTTCAGCCTCCTGAACTTCAGTTGGTGACCCCTGTGGCTGAAGGGGATACAGGGGTCCCCCGGGCATGGGCATCCCCTGATCGGGGCCCTGCACCCAGTACCAGTGGAGTTTCTTCTGAGATGCTGGCCAGTGTGTCTGCTGAAGTTGGCTCCTTGCCTGCTGGTGAGAGGGTGTCCCGGCCTGAAG CTGCCGTGCCCGGATACCAACACCCAAGTGAAGCCATGAATGCCCACACACCCCagttctttatctataaaattgaCGCATCCAACCGAGAACAGCGGCTAGAGGACAAAG GCGATAACCCCCTAGAGCTGGGTGAGGATTGCAGTCTGGCTCTAGTCTGGCGGAACAACGAGCGCCTGCAGGAGTTCGTGTTGGTAGCCTCCAAGGAGCTGGAATGTGCTGAGGACCCAGGCTCTGCTGGTGAGGCTGCCCGTGCTGGCCACTTCACTCTGGACCAGTGCCTGAACCTCTTCACGCGGCCTGAGGTGCTGGCACCTGAGGAGGCTTG GTACTGCCCACAGTGCAAACAACACCGTGAGGCCTCTAAGCAGCTGTTGCTGTGGCGCCTGCCGAATGTGCTCATTGTCCAGCTCAAGCGCTTCTCCTTTCGCAGCTTCATCTGGCGTGACAAGATCAACGacttggtggagttccctgttcG GAATCTGGACCTGAGCAAGTTCTGCATCGGTCAGAaagaggaacagctgcccagctaCGACCTGTATGCTGTCATCAACCACTATGGAGGCATGATTGGTGGTCACTACACTGCTTGCGCGCGCCTGCCCAATGACCGCAGCAGCCAGCGCAGCGACGTGG GCTGGCGCTTGTTTGATGACAGCACGGTGACAACGGTAGACGAGAGCCAGGTCGTGACGCGTTATGCCTATGTACTCTTCTACCGCCGGCGGAACTCTCCTGTGGAGAGGCCCCCCCGGGCAGGTCACTCAGAGCACCACCCCGACCTAGGCCCTGCAGCTGAGTCTGCTGCCAGCCAG GCTTCCCGGATTTGGCAGGAGCTGGAGGCCGAGGAGGAGCCAGTACCTGAGGGGCCTGCGCCCCTGGGTCCCTGGGGGCCCCAAGAATGGGTGGGCCCTCCACCACGTGGCCCTACCACACCAGATGAGGGCTGCCTCCGGTACTTTGTTCTGGGCACTGTGGCAGCTTTGGTGGCCCTCGTGCTCAACGTGTTCTATCCTCTGGTATCCCAGAGTCCCTGGAGATGA